The genomic interval TATTAGCAGAATCGAAGAGATAGAGAAGAGAAAATACCTGGGCAATTCAACATTTCTTCTGTAGGTTTCCGGGAACAAAATTCTACTGCTCTTGTCCTTGTTTTGGTTTGCCTTCCGCTATCGAACCTACAGACTTGGCTTTGAATCGTGGAACGAAAAGCTAGTTACCTCTTCCACTACACCTAACGGTCCTAGTCTGAGAAATACGACTCCTCTGCCTCGTTAGTTAGTAACTAGTACAGCCAATCCGAATACCATTTTCTcaattctatttttgttttaggaTGTCCagtgaattaaaatttttatattgatttcTTAATCCCCAtggtaaaatatttaatatttttaagctTACATTGCATGATCAAATGGTCTGACTCTTACAATGAGGAATGATTATAAGTAGGGCCGGTATCCCcgtataatataaattaattaaaattctatttgattaatattttttatttttttataaaaataaattaaaaaaattataaaactctttaactatttaaaaatattctaataaattctcatttttttatcatataaatttttattattaacatTAATTATTGGTCATTAATCTAAACGTTACTTATTGATTTATATTAAcgtaaaattcaaaaatattatataattatataatcgTAATTTATCAACATATCAcatcattatttattatgacATACATATTAATATACATACACATCAATATCACATCgcgtaaaaaaaataattgacatTTTATCTAatcacaattaattaaaataaaaataaaattttgacttacaataaaaaattaaaaatttaataaaaaataaaaaaattatttaaaatttcttaaatgactaaatttttttaaaatactatacctaacaaaaaatatatattaaaaatacaaatcaaaataacttaTATGATTAAGTTAGATTACGAGATTCAAGTTTTTATACGAGCACCTCAGATCATCGAcatcaatttttatattattgtcTGCTCCTTGGTTTTTTTACCTACCTTTCAAGaacaaatatttgaatttactTTCACTTtcttaaggaaaaaaaaaaaaaaagaagaatctCCAATTGTAgacaaaggtaaaattttccTGAAAAACCCAGCGAATGATATTTGACTATGGGAAATATTAGCATATTTTATCGTGTACAGCATCAAACATATAAAAGTGGACAGCATCAAATTCAAACACCATGAGATGTCAACagatttttccttctttccgCAAAAAATATAGAAAGGGCCAATATCTCAAACATATTTCATGGTCAAGCAAAATCATCCTAACCCTGTTGCTACTGAAGTTGGGAGAACTAGATTACAAGCTACGTTACAATGCAAACCCCGAACCTTATGAATGAAAGAAATTATTGCATCAtggcaaaaataaaattcccTTCTCATCAAAAATACAATAAGCCTAAAAAGGTCCCCAAGAAATTACTATCACAGAAAAGCAGGCAAGCAACAGTTGATCAACGCTTGACCCATTGGAAGCTCTTCCTTGCTTTTGCCTTCCCtggttttttcctttccaccACACGTGGATCCCTTGTCAAGAAACCGGCTGGTTGGACACATGAGCTTTTTagtaaatattttcataagataaaaaaaaatgtaatgatgaagattatgattaaaagTCCTTGCCAGACCCCAAAAATGGATTAATGGAGTGTAAATGACCAAGATACAATAATGCACAATCCTAAAAGAGGTAATACCAGCTCTGAGTGGAGGACGTAGCTCTGGCTCAAAATTTTGCAATGCCCTACTGATTCCCAACTGAATTGCTCCCACTTGGCCTGTCACAAGCAGATAGTCAGCTTCACTTAGAAGGAAGAAAACTAAAGTCAATAGTGCAACAAAGCACttataaaacattaaatttcaCCTTAGGCAAACGGCATTAGACTGTTAAATATGAAAGTAAGCTAACTAAGGTAATTAAGGTATCTATTAGATAAGTTTTCCTTAACACCGTGCACTGAAAGACCACTATACTTGAAATCAAAGTTTGCCACTCTCTAGATGATATCTTGAGTGCAGTATGCCTGTGGTAGCATCCACTTTTTAAGATTCAACAGCCAATGAACTCCATAACCTTGCAAAATGAACTATGAAGACCAGACTAACTGTTCAAACCTCATCAGCTCAAAAGCATAACTAAGTTATATGATAGCATACGAAAACAAATAGAAGGGtattatacaaattttaatctGGAAGGGAAAGTATTTTTAAGAAGTTGTCTAACATGTAAGAAGGTGGGGCCAGCCTCCTGgcaaatttttaaatgagaaaaattgaagCTCGTATTAGCCAAACCTCACTAAGCTCTATTTACAGACAACAATCAACTTACCAGAAAGGCCTTCAGCTAGTTAACACTTATCATGTTAAGTGTCATTGCGGTGGCATTTTGCCACCATTTGACATGAGATCATGCAGTGCCAACAAGTTATGGCCATTGGTTGCAGGTTGGATTTGAGGTGGCTGCAACTAGACATGTAGTATGCCAAGTCAACACGTTAACTAATCTTTCATTAGATTAAACATATTTAGACTGTATACTtaataatttgacttattgcaAATAGAAACTAAACTGTCTACCCTCATTCAAAGAACTAGTATTAAACACATGTCAAACATCGTTCACTCTTGCAGAAAATAAGTAGTGCAATTGTTATCTGTACAACTTGAGAGGATAAAGCATGCCTAAAAATATTTGCAAAATCGCATTTCTCCATGGCTGGTCCCCACAAGttaaaaagcatgaaaatataTTCATCCAATTACTTGTATTAATTCTGTGGCTAACATGCTCAATGCCAGATCAACAGGGTGAAATAGTAAAGACTGCTCCCTTTCTATAGGCATAacatttttcttattcttgATAAAGCAGCCTGGTCAAGTACAAtataatgaacaaaaacaacttttttaaattttccagCTTGATATTCATGTAAAAGTGGTGATGCATAAACTTGAAATCGGAGAAACTCAAGtgttaaacaaataaatttgggacattgctattaaggaaactgtttttattgtttagagGAAGGAACGAAGTGTAAGTTCAAGGACTTAAGCTTACCTGTAACACCACCTCCTTTAACAGTGCAGTTAATGTCCCAAAGGCCTAAGGTCTTTGTTTCAGAGAATGGCCGAAGAAGAGCAGCACGATGATCAAGCATTGGGAAATAGACATCAAATTGTTTGTCATTGATGATAAATTTCCCAACACCAGGTTGAACCCAGACACGAGCTACACTACATTTTCTTCTCCCAGTACCATAAGCCCTTCCCTTATCGTCTACTTGTCTTACTCTTGCTTTGGCAATTTCCTCCATCTTCAGGAGTTCTATTTCAGCTCTCATGGATTTCCTTGTATTCTTTTCATATCGCATATCTTCTATAACACTTAAAGGTGGCAATCCATCAACCCCTTCTAAATCCTTCAGAGCAATCAAACTGTCAAGCATCGCATCTGTGATACCGGATGCTGCAATAAGGTCACCAAATGCACGATTCGGACCTGCAAAAGGGTATAATCTTCCTCTTAACCCCAAAGATAAATCAAGGTAAAAATGTAGCCAGCACCTTGATTTACAAACAAGGAAACCAAAGccataatttataaaaattttccttttttatttcagTTCTCATCCTACTCTTCCTTCTATTATACAAAGGCCCCATTAGCCATTGCAATTTGATTCATGTATGATCACACTCGCTGAGTTTTGCTGCAAATGCTAttctaaataatataaaatttgccAATTACGATGAGCTTGATCTCAATGGCAAAAGTAAGTTCCTAGCTATCCTAATCGCCACATTTTCACTCTATGTTATAACCGCAATGCCAAACTACGcctaaatttattatttcatcCTTTCAATCCTATAAAAAACATAACAATAAATTGCTACtgaatctattttttattaacaaaatggAAGCTTGCCTTTGAGTACGGCAGTGAGCtgcttctcttcttcttcaaaattcttctgcTCCTCAACACTATCATCACTCTGGGCAACACTAGTTTCACCTCCGGTTTCAACAAAATCCCGTACACCTTTTAAATCAAACACGCCATCAcctttctcttcctctccaAAGCTCCACGCTTTATCTTCCTCTCCAACCAACCAATCCCCTTCCCCACTCTTCTTTCCAGCACCACCGTCTTCCTCACCGGCTGCCGTAGGAGACTCGGTGACGCTGGAGAATCCGGCGAGGTTTCCGGACTCATCGGAGAAGAGACTGTCGAATTTCCCGTCATTATCTGGGGAAATTTTCCATGGATTGGAAAACGATTGATCTTTTTTATTATCGttgttattgttttgattGGTTGAGAGGAAACGGAGGAGGGAAATGGGAGGGTGTTGAGGGGAGTAGGGATACGGTTGGGATTTTGAGGAAAGGAGGGGTAGGAGACGGAAATGGGAAGGTTTGGGGAGGAGACGAGAAAGCATTGTGGAAGGGAAAGGGGTTTGGGGGGGTTGGGAAGTAGAAGGACAGGATTTTCATGCTCTGGGCAGGGTTTTAGAAATTTGGTAGATTTTGAACCGAACCGCTTCAATTCAAATGTCCGTGGGCCAACAAAGCCCAAAGATGTCTAACTTTTTGTCAgtattatgatttttcttttgattaaaatatccATCAAATctttgtatttatatattttattcaatttaaactttacattcaaaatctaaataatttaatttcttaattttaaaaattacttcaatataattttttttctctaatagtatccaattttatcattaaagGGATAACGTTAGTACTAACGTGATACATATTAGTGACATGACGTTAACATGATAATGTGGCACCACCACATGGCACAGATGTGATGGCATGACAATGCCACATGACATTGATATGATGACATGGCATTGACAAGTTGGGGTTCGGTGTCACATGGCAATGTTGATGTggcaaattaaaagaaaaatttttcaaaaaaaatctatgCCAAGTCACAGGAagtaaattgaacaaaaatttttaatacatagactaaattgaataaaatttagatGTTGagagactaaattaaaaaatatttaaaaaatataaatatttaaataaataataatatatttattggTTAAAATACTTGCTAAGTCTTTGTACTTAtgcattttgttcaatttaatccatatacttaaaatcaaagcaatttagttatttaattttgagaaTTGATTCAATTAGTCCCTCTTTCTAACAGCATCCAAATTTACTATTAAATGAGATGATGTGAACGCTGACATGGCATTGATGTGGCACTTTTGATAACGTGATATTGACATAATGATGTAACACGATCACATGGCACCAATGTGATGACGTGACAGTGCCACGTGCCATTGATATGTTGACGTACCATTAACAAACTGACATGTCAGTGCTAcatggaaaattaagaaaaaaaatttcaaaaaaaaattctgtgCCACATCAtgaggactaaattgaacaaaaatctATAATACATAGataaaattgaacaaaattgaggtttttagggactaaattgaaaaaatatttgaaaaatataaatatttaagtggATAATAcacatattaattaataagtcaaatgtttatatgaaaaatatttatgttgttaaaaaatataaatcaatattttcttactttattctttgcaaaaattaagtttgaatgcCACGTCATCATGTTAGAATAAATATGTTAATTCAAACTAAATTTTTGCAAAgagataaattaatatatttattctagaatcaaataatcaagtaagaaaatatttatttatattttttaacgtcataaatcttttacatataaacatttgacttatttataatatgtgtatcatttacttaaatatttatatttttaaatatttttttaatttagtccctcAATATTTCagttttgttcaatttagttcatgtcatataaatttttgttcaatttagtccctataACGTGgcacataattttttttttaaaattttttcttaatttgccATGCCAACATTGCCATGTGGCATCGACATATTAGCACAATGTCAGCATTATGACCTCATCATATCAATACCACGTGGCACTACTATGTCATCACATTTGTGCCGCTTCATCATGTCAATGCCACGTCAACGTTGATGTCATCCCTTTTAACGAAAAAATTGAATGTTGTTAGATGAAGGATTAAATTGggataattttcaaaattaagtaattaaattgtttCGATTTTGAGTATAGAGACTAAGTTGAACAAATTGTATGAGTATACGAACTTTGTGGgtattttgactttttttttattagaaaaaattattttatataccTTTGGagaaatatttaaattctaCAAGCCATTATaatatattcaaaaaattaattaattaatttaataaataaaagacaTATCATAATATCCTAATTCTCTGTACAATTTAAAAACTTCACCAACAACATatagaataataatttttttattagtagtatattttataaaaaatctcGAGAAAGGGAAGTCAAATCAACTTTTCATATGGTAGAATTATATGGTTAAATATGtaactaaaaatttatatgttaaaaaaaGAGCTTACTTATATAAAAAGTCAATTCTAgcaaataaattttagaataagatctgaatttattaatttatttagatcGATGgatcaaatttattatttttctttaaataaatgCAATTTTACCAATATACTTTctaattaattcaaaaaatagtCAAAAGTTAACATATTATGTAAAATATACTTTTGCCGTTAATTTTTGATCATATTTTAATGGGATTAAATAAGTGAAAATTCTAATCTATGATCCTAAGTAGAGAGGCAAATTTGAACCTTATCCCATAAATCCATAGATAATTATTGGTTTGCTAAACATTCTTTACAGTTTTAATTCtcataaaaagaatttatagctttcaaaattatttaaagtttacttataaaattattattattattttcctctAAAGCAAGAGGATAACACATCAATTTTGTTATAAGTAGGGGTGAACAATCAATTAAATCAgtcaaaaaattatattaatcgACCCAATCGATTTTGATAGGGGATTTAATTAAACCAATTGAATTTGCGTTTGATTAATTGGCTTTAGTTGGTTAATTTGGTTTTAACTGACTTAATCGAATTCTTTTTatctattaaaattttttaaaattttaatttacttaatagtttatttttaaaaattattagcCTTATGTCTTTTTATGATTAACATaagattattttgaaaaaaatacaaattttctttgatattaatataaaacgaatcattttcatattaaaataaaatctgtTAGTGACATAAGTTTTTTACATAGTAAAGTAAAATTTATTCCACTATCAAATTCAAGAATATCTTACGAGAGgaagaattgaaaaattttctatattttagGGGTTAATACTTTATAATATAACGTTTATATTACAAATAATGTTATAATACatgttattatatatatatatatatattaatgacTTATATagattatttttgaaaaggcTTATATAAATTCATCGATCaccatttaattatttatattaatttaatattttaatattgacttttttttatttataatcactaattcaattaaatttattaattgtggTCCTTGGCTTCCAAATTAAAGACCAAAACTCTTATTTGAAGTTTCAAATTATTAGAATGGTTGCTCAAAGTATGTTGTACGTGCTATGTACTAATaccttttcatcaaaattttaattttcaatctaaattaaataagaaattaacatttttttaacaCAAGATATATAATATCAGATAAATATAAGATACAAaggattttttaaataaaaactattataGAAGCTGTTAAACTATCCaattataaatcttatttgGTTTACTGATTAAAGTCCTAATTCTTAACATATGGTTAAAATTATCCTAATGCAAAGTATAGAGAACTTAGTTTAAAAGATCAAGAGATGatatgtcaaaccctgctttgtaaaataattataatgtcattcacatgctcgatagaatgtttgtatatttaggaagttcgagaaatcgttaaaagacgatattgcccctaatggtatcattaagtcgattaagcctcgaactagttcaaataggaattttaaggtgaaattaagagtttcacagttcagggatgactcaaaatggtaattaggagttcgaggatcaattcggagtcaaattgaaattttcactatataggggtaaaattgtaatttttccatctgcggacaaaatttgagattttgagagaatttagatcacatttgacaaattggggaatgatatgagtataagggataaaaaatatgtctatgggcaatttttcagtttttggggcaaaaatgtaatttttgatttttacgggggcaaaagtgtaaatatcaaaaattacttcaccaagactttggataagtttgagaattttatctaagttatggatattttaaggaataatgtgtggtggagatttaaagcttgaaagataagaatttaaaaaatggaccaataatgtagtgacatgtggcaagtttagattattatattatttaactataaaaatcagcccacaccaccattttctcttcattatggccggccatagcaagaaaacaaaggggaaaagaaaaacaaaaacctagggggagaaattcaaggaaaaattggtgaaaattcaaggaaacaagtgaccaaaggtaaaatttcttgattttgacttgtgctttacctttcccatgcatttcccatcattttccatggttgaatcatgtgatttgaggatgaattcaattctggaaaaatgggttaggagagagaaacttgttagattaatttgattttaagttatgttagtgttttaagttagtttagcatatttaggaacaaaacaacaagaaaagaatttattttcctccattaccattattggctgaattttctaggggaatattggctgatgatcttgatgtttatttgaggaattatgatgaataatgatgaattatgagtctagaaaaataatggaaatttttggagcaaaaatatgaatttttacccattaggggtattttcgtaatttgctatcaggactgataatttgcaccacactgagggacattaagtcaatttgggtgcaattgaggtatagaaactgaaaaaaattaatttgagattaaattggacgcgttagtaatttaatcgggtaataggccgaattaggtcagcaccgcatttaagcggtagtcggataagttgcatgtcatatcatgcatatataccgagcctgaattgattttataatggtcaagcattgatgtggtgaattatgtattgtataTTGTGGATaagtggtgagcaaattatactggtaaaagtacagatattgtgcttgaagactgagattaggagtacatcgactcctagaactgtgagtggacaatttatcgtcttaaatatctagagtaattatacttgtttaatgcttttattgaatggtgagtttaaattataaaatcttatgtttttcaattaaaatattttttaataaaaatgagatttatactggttttgaaatcaaatattgttttgggaaaattgagtatatagagattgtgttgaaatttataattttatatgttattgaaattgtggcttataacattatggtagcatgatggctaaatttttggggttgacatgaaatatatgaatagttttggattggtctcggtagactggattacaTTTATTCGTCATATTATACTACTGGAATTTTTATGGGTCTAGTGGTATATTAAacagtcactgcagtggtgggggtttccgtggactgcctatgagaggggcacggtaactcaattatatacttacctccgggaggagatgttgggtgaagtatctcctgaggtatgatttgagtgcaccttacgttcgggccaccacgtgagagtgagactcagccaacaccaaggaacgactgtgtgtcagatgtgaaaacatgtttatgggtatgtgACAGTTAACAGCCTTGACGGTCTCAGTGAGATatcttgacgaaggtacccgcgagaatgatattggtaggggccaagtttaagaaattcataagccgaaaaattttgatgaaaagaaattatttggtatagattgaaacgaattttgtgttatgaatattattgagatataatatttttatattgtctccatttactcggctttagatgcttttgatggtaattgtttactcactgggattatttaatttcacccctcttcctatccatttttcaggttCAAGActgtttgttgatagttgattaagacgagaattaatctcggagttgcatcataGGAAGTAAAAGTTCGTAGCTCTACACTTTCTTGGTTAGTtaggggcccacgtgtcactgtaaatgaaatttcatactttaattatctttattactatatgaataaatttattttactcttacgctacaaaagttattttaggaagactttgaaaatattgtgttttaagaaaatagaatattttatttaatgtttttattttattcaaatagctataattttactttaaacgaatgttttagacttcaaaatttaatttaaatcatgaaatatgtgtttccacttacatattacatttttacggatttcaaaattttcaaaaaaaaaagaaaaaaaagaatgacgAAAATACCcatgtgagctagaaaataatattttattgttttaagttggaaacaacttatgatttcttgaaatgcaagatttaataactgtcgttcactggggagatgcggaagttgatgttaatccttgcggggtttcgatcggcattcggggtaatgagtgcttatcgagacgtcgcggcggttgtcacgggctcgatgggagttccgggtcgtgacatgatAAGAATTGAATAAATagttcttaattaattaattactagtTTAGATTTTTTGTAAGTACTttgtaatttttgtaaataatttgttcaaaaaaattgattaataaaaaattctaaGTGAAATGATGGTCAAgtaatttgtaaataaataaattttgataaacaagcaataatatttgtttcgcattatgtttaattttttataagtgTTTTTTACGAGTATATCAATgatattaatgtttaaataaagatttataaaaatataaatggattttttttgttgcattGGGaagttgaatatttttttgagaGGAAGGAAGTTGAATGCTGACAtggattatatatttatatacataaaaataaataaatgaaaatttaaatcaacaaaataataataatgaaattatgTCCTATTTGTTATTTGTTTGATACAgtccaaaattttaatttatatataagtatTGAGAAATTGTTTGAGTGAGATACATGCAagatttatctttaaaaatgGTGTATATATTAAgacacttaattcaattaattaatgtaaaattttttaattaaattaacctatttttttcaattaaatcgATTTTAATCGACTTTTACTCACTTCTTATTAGAGGTTTTGAGTTTAGATTCTAGGTTAGAGATCTTCTGAGTACTTCATGGGCTGAGATGGATGCTAATTTAATCAATACTAACACAGGCCCTCATTGACCATTTTTATTGGGCTGCCATATCATTTCCAAAGAGACTTCTGGCCAGTTCAATCACATTATCATTTATCCAgccttttttattatattttctaacTGGTTCATTctaaaattctctcttctatATGATtctcccaaaaaaaaaaaaaaacaaaagaaggaaatctctcttatctttctagcAAGATGCTTATGACCAATgctttgaatttaaatataagaaaaaaaagatctCTTCCTTATTGTGAAATAATAAATACatgttttatatatagttgTATCAACTTTTTCTTGTAATTTTTGTATGATTAATTGCAATTTacttttaagaataaaattttaagttcgGATTATTCAGATCATCGcgtttttttataaaaaaaggatttttattgttatataAGATATTTATGGTAAATACAAAGTGACAAGTCATTCCTGCAAATTGATAGATGACCATTGATTGATCCTCACTATATATGTTAAAACATTTGAAGCAAAGTGAATCCATGCCAATAATTGGTGGTAAATAGTAGCATAGCTTTTTGCTTGGGTTCATAAATCTCTCCTTGAAATCCAGCTGTTAAAAGCCTAGGACAGTTTTGTCAACACTATCTATCAAATTTTCAGCTCTAAAGGAAACACTTTCTTGAATAAaaccttctctttcttttctttttcttcctcttttatcatcttttttttccctttggACCCAACAGAGAATTCCTATGTGGGGTTGTAAGTATAGTGTAGGGAGTGATGAAATGGAGATATCCCACTGAATTGGTTAAAATTTTCCAATCAAAGCCTTTATTTAGGTTATCTTGGAAATCTAGTAGATCCCTAAAAGAAAAGGTGGTAATGATAGAATTGCTCAACTAGAATACATCAATATCAAGGGACCCCATTAGGCTTTTTCTGCCCTTGACTTGTGATGGAAGTAGTTCCCTAAGTAGTGATCAAGtggtgtgatgatgatgacagTAGAAGATTTGCAATTTGATATAACTTGGCCACAATCCTGCCCAACTTCTTAAAGCAAATCAAGGAGAGATCTACTTCTCTCTCCCCCCTTCATAATCTCAAACCTAAGAAATTCTGTAACGAGGAAGTATAATTACGAAATTAATAAAGGTTtctctatttttcctttctgaTTAATGATGTAATTACCTATaagataatattttgattatggaAATCGTGTACTTTATTATGCAGGAACTTAGATAATAAACGAATCAAAAACAattaatatcataaaaaatttgaatggaTAACACATATAGAGTCAGTGAATTATTCTTCGTAGCGAGAATATGTACTTTAAATGCACAGGTATAAGACTGGAATTTAGAATTCCATTTTGCATAAGGTCCACGTAGTTACTTACGAGACAATTTCTCGACCAAGTGAAATGTGTACTTTATTATGCTTTTTacaaatttgatttatatagTGTCTCTTATGGTTGCCAATGCTTTCCATCAACTAGTTTCCGTCAAGGGTCCTACATTATTTCTCATTGgaaagaaaagtcaaaaaagCTTATGTGTGGAGGAAGTGGTGCAAAAGAAGATAGAAATTGCACCAGACATAGGAaga from Theobroma cacao cultivar B97-61/B2 chromosome 5, Criollo_cocoa_genome_V2, whole genome shotgun sequence carries:
- the LOC18599152 gene encoding 28S ribosomal protein S9, mitochondrial — translated: MLSRLLPKPSHFRLLPLLSSKSQPYPYSPQHPPISLLRFLSTNQNNNNDNKKDQSFSNPWKISPDNDGKFDSLFSDESGNLAGFSSVTESPTAAGEEDGGAGKKSGEGDWLVGEEDKAWSFGEEEKGDGVFDLKGVRDFVETGGETSVAQSDDSVEEQKNFEEEEKQLTAVLKGPNRAFGDLIAASGITDAMLDSLIALKDLEGVDGLPPLSVIEDMRYEKNTRKSMRAEIELLKMEEIAKARVRQVDDKGRAYGTGRRKCSVARVWVQPGVGKFIINDKQFDVYFPMLDHRAALLRPFSETKTLGLWDINCTVKGGGVTGQVGAIQLGISRALQNFEPELRPPLRAAGFLTRDPRVVERKKPGKAKARKSFQWVKR